The Methanoregula sp. DNA window AGGGACGTGGAATGTTACCTCGTACTCTGCGGTGCACCGGCCGGACCCAAGACGGTGAAGTTCTCCGGTGAAACGATACGCTCGCTCTCCCCGGATGAGCGGAGTGCCGGAGCATTGATAAAAAAGGCGCTGGATACTGTCTGTGGAAATGAGTTCCGCGAAGCGGCGGATGGTATACAGGTGCGCAAGGGCGGTCTCGACCGGCTCATGACCGGGCATACGTTTGCCGTGCTGGATGAGCACGGTGCGGATATCCGGAAGGCAGACATCCTGCCTGATGCGTTCCTGCTATCAGATCACCTGAACTTCACAGAAGCCGAAGAACAACTGGTAAAAGACTGCCCGCGGTATTCCGTGGGGCCGAACTGCCTGCATGCCGATCACACGATAACGGTGCTGCAGAACGAACTGGACAGGAGAAAGAGCCAATGGACGTAAAC harbors:
- the trmY gene encoding tRNA (pseudouridine(54)-N(1))-methyltransferase TrmY, translating into MTVFAIVGHIARTDGGYSLNDLPGSGGRMDVLCRCVNASFFLSHDLRRDVECYLVLCGAPAGPKTVKFSGETIRSLSPDERSAGALIKKALDTVCGNEFREAADGIQVRKGGLDRLMTGHTFAVLDEHGADIRKADILPDAFLLSDHLNFTEAEEQLVKDCPRYSVGPNCLHADHTITVLQNELDRRKSQWT